GGCTCCATCTTCAGCGGATCGAACCCCGAGTAGTACATCGCCGTGGCCACCGCCATCGGCGTGGGGATGAAGTCCTGCACCTGGCGTGGCCGCTTGCCGTTCTTCTTCAGCCACAGCGCCAGATCCACCATGTCCTCCAGCGTCGAGCCCGGGTGCCCGCTGATGAAGTACGGGATGTCGTACTGCTCCTTGCCCGCCTCCTCGCTCGCGCAGGCGAACATGTGCTGGAAGCGCTCGAAGCTCTCGATGCCCGGCTTCTTCATCTTCTCCAGCACCCGCGGCGACACGTGCTCCGGCGCCACCGAGAGCTGCCCGCCCACGTGGTGCGCCGCCAATTCCTTCACGTACTCCGGCGAGCGCTCCGCCAGGTCGTACCGCACGCCGCTGGCGATGAAGACGTGCTTCACGCCCTCCTCCTGGCGCACCTCGCGCATCAAGTCGATCAGCGGCCCGTGGTCCGTCTGCAGGTTCTCGCACACCCCCGGGTGCACGCAGGACAGCTTGCGGCACTTGCTCTCGATCGCCTCGCTCTTGCACTTGAGCTTGTACATGTTGGCCGTGGGGCCACCCAGGTCGGTAATCGTGCCGCGGAAGTCTCCCATCCGCCGCAGCGCCCGCACCTCGCGCAGCACGCTCTCCGCCGAGCGGCTCTGGATGACGCGGCCCTCGTGCTCGGTGATGGAGCAGAACGTGCACCCGCCGAAGCAGCCTCGCATCAGCACGATGGAGTGCTTCACCGTCTCGTAGGCCGGGATGCGCTCCTTGTACATGGGGTGCGGCACGCGGTTGAACGGCAAGTCGTACATCTCGTCCATCGCCACCGCGCCCTCCGCGGTGCCCGCCCCGTCCTCTAGCGGCTTCGCCGGCGGGTTCATGTAGATGGCCCGGTTGCCGTGGCGCTGCGCCATCGCCCGCGCGTTGCCCGGGTTGGTCTCCATCTGGAAGTCCCGCGACATCACCGCGAAGGCGCGCTTGTCCGCCACCACCTCCTCGTACGAGGGCAGCACCACCGTCTTCCGGTCCGCCGCACGCTTCGCCGGGTCCGCCTCGTGGGCCTTCATCTCCGCGTCGTTGATGAGGTACGCGGTGCCCCGCACGTCCCGAATCTGATCGATGGACTCGCCCCGGCGCAGCCGGTCCGCCACCTCCCACACCGGGCGCTCGCCCATCCCGAAGATGAGCAGATCCGCCTTGGCGTCGAAGAGGATGGAGCGGCGCACCTTGTCGCTCCAGTAGTCATAGTGGGCGATGCGTCGCAGCGACGCCTCAATCCCCCCCAGGACGATGGGCGCGTCCGGGTACGCCTCGCGGCAGCGCTGGGCGTAGACGATGGTGGCCCGGTCCGGCCGGCAGTTGGTCCTCCCGCCGGGGCTGTACTGGTCCTCGGAGCGGTTCTTCTTCTGCGCCGTGAGCCGGTTCAGCATCGAGTCCAGGTTGCCCGCCGCCACCCCGAAGAAGAGCCGCGGCGGCCCCAGCACCTTGAAGGGCTCGGCCGAGTGCCAGTCCGGCTGGGGGATGATGCCTACCTTGAACCCTCGCCCCTCGAGGAAGCGGGCGATGAGGACGGGACCGAACGCGGGGTGGTCCACGTACGCGTCCCCGCTGACGATGATGATGTCGAGCTGCTCCCACCCCCGCGCCTTCATGTCGGCGCGAGTCGTGGGCAGGAACGGGTGGGGGAAGCGAGCGAGCGTGGCCATGGTATCCGCCTCTCCCCTAACCGCTGGGTGTGTGGGGAGGCAATACTCCCTAACACACACCCGGGCCCCGCTCATGCCGCTACCGCCAGGGAGGGCGGGTTACTCGAAGTCCAGCGTCGAGCCGCCGCTGAGCTCCTTCTCGAGCACCGTGGGCCGGCCGACGATGGTCAGCTTCGAGCCGCCCGAGGCCGACACGCGCAGGCTGTCCGACACCTGCAGGGTGGTGACTCCACCCCCGCTGGAGTCCAGCGAGGCCTTCCGGACGGAGAGCCCGCGCGCGTGCAGGGAGCTCCCGCCCGAGGTGGTGCTGGTGAGCTCCGTGGCCTGCCCCTCCAGCTGCGCCTCGCCGCCCCCGCTGATGTCCAGGGAGAGCCGCTCCACGGCCAGCCCCTTCGCCTTCAGCTTGCTGCCGCCACTGGTGTCGATTCTCAGGGACGGGACGGAGATGGTGCCGCTCAGCTCCACCCGGCCACCGCCCGAGCAGTCGATGTCCTCCATCCGCGGCACCGTCACCTCCACGCGCAGGGGGTTGGGCGAGCTCCAGCCCCGCCCGAACTCATTCTTCTCGTCGAAGTAGATCGAGAGGGTCTCCCCGTTGCTGTCCGTGTGCACGTAGCGCAGCAGGTTGTCATCGCCCACCACGCGGACAGCGGTGGGCTTCGTCGGGTCCACCACGATGGTGGCCGTCAGGCCATTGCTCACCTCGAGCGCCACGAAGTCGCCCGTCCTCCGCTCCTCCTCCACCGAGTTCCCGCTGCCGGAGATCTCCCCGATGCCACACCCGGTGGCGAGCACCGCCCACAGCGAGAGACCCACCCAGCGCGCGCGATTCACGAAAGCCATGGTTCCACTCCCAAAGTTCGGGCCGGTCCTGCCGGCGTCGGCGGGTGGAACACCGAGGCCCGCTCGAACTGTCACTCGCGGAGCCCCTTTTCTTCGCACCCAGGCTCCAGGGAGCCCTGCCGGGGGCAGCGCCACTGGAACCCCCGGGCGATTTGCTTTATGTGTGGGGCCGCTCGACCCCTGCATGACATGACAGACGAACCTCCTCCCCGGCCGCGCCGCTCTCCCTGGTTCCCCCGTGCCTTCCTGGCGCTGGGGCTGTTGCTGTGGACGGCCTGTGGCCAGAAGGAGGCTTCCGGGCTCGAACGCGTGCAGCGCGCGGGCGTGCTCCGCTGGGGCGCCGATGCGCAGGGCGGCGAGCCCTACGCCATGGAGGACCCCGAGCACCCCGGCCGCTACCGAGGCTTCGAGGTGGAGCTGGCCGACGCCCTGGCCCGCGAGCTGGGCGTGCGCGCGGAGCTCGTCCAGAACGACTGGTCCAGCCTCATCCCCACGCTGGAGCGGGGCGGCTCGTTCGACGTGGCCATGAACGGCATGGAGATCACCCCCGCCCGCGCCGGCCGGGTGCTCTTCACTCGCCCCTACTACCTCTTCAACCTGCGGCTCATGGCGCGCAAGGAGGACACCGCCGTCACCGGGCTGGAGTCGCTGCGCGGGCGCCGCGTGGGCACGCTCTCCAACTCCCTGGCGTGGGACCTGCTGCTGCGCGCCGGAGCCCAGGCCATCCCCTACGAGGGCGTCCAGGAGCCGTACATCGATCTGGAGCAGGGGCGGCTGGAGGCGGTGCTGATGGACGACATCATCGCCCAGCGCTACGGAATGCCCCGCCCTGGCCTGCGCGTGGTGGGGGACGTGGGCGAGGGCTACTACGCCATCGCCGTGAGGCCCGGCGAGGAGGACCTGCGCCGGGCGCTGGATGACGCGCTGGGCCGCATCGCCCGCTCGGGCGAGCTGCGGGAGGTCCTCCGTCGCTGGGGCATCGACAACGCCGCCGAGCAGCGGATGGTGGAGTGGACGGAGGCCCAGACGCGCGAGGTGCTCGCCGAGACGGCCACGGCGGAGCTGGGCTGGAGCCAGGTGCTGCTCTTCCTCCGGGCCTCGGTGGTGACGCTGCTCGTCTCCGTGGGAGCCATGCTCCTGGCCATCCCGCTGGGAATGTCGCTGGCGCTGGGCCGGCTCTACGGGCCGAAGTGGGTGGGCGGCTTCATCACCGGCTACGTGGAGCTGCTCCGCGGCACGCCGGTGCTGCTTCAGCTCTACGTCCTCTACTACGGGCTGGCCGCCGTGCTGCGGCTGGATCCGCTGAGCGCCGCCATCCTGGGCCTGGGGCTCAACTACGCGGCCTACGAGGCGGAGGTGTACCGCGCCGGCATCCTCGCGGTGCCCAGGGGGCAGATGGAGGCGGCGCTGGCCCTGGGCATGCCCACCGGGCTTGCGCTCAGGCGGGTGGTGATCCCCCAGGCCTTCCGGGTGGCGCTGCCGGGAGTGACCAATGACTTCATCGCCCTGCTGAAGGACAGCTCGCTGGTGTCGGTGATTTCGGTGGTGGAGCTGACCAAGCGGATGACGATTACGGCGGTGGATGTTCGGAGCTGGTTGTTGCCCGGGGCGCTGTGCGCGGCGCTGTACCTGGCGATGAGCTACCCCTTGTCCCGCCTCGCGAGACATCTCGAGGCGAAGCTGGAGCGGGCATGATCGAGGTACGAGAGCTGACCAAGCGCTACGCGGACCGGACGGTGCTCAACGGCATCAGCGCCACCTTCGCCCGGGGCGAGGTGGTGGCCCTGCTGGGGCCCTCCGGCGGCGGCAAGAGCACCCTGCTGCGCTGCCTCAACGGCCTGGAGTCGTTCGACGCGGGCTCGGTGCGGGTGGGCGACTGCGCGCTCGAGCCGGGGCGGGGCCGGGGCCAGTCCGCCCAGCTCTGGAGCGTGCGGCGGCGGGTGGGCTTCGTCTTCCAGCAGTGGCACCTGTTCGCCCACCGCACCGCGCTGGGCAACGTCATCGAGGCCCCCGTCCACGTGAAGGGCCAGAGCGTGAAGGAGGCCACCGAGCGGGCCCGAGCCCTGCTGGCCAAGGTGGGCCTGTCGCACCGCGAGGGCGCCTACCCCTCGGAGCTGTCCGGAGGCGAGCAGCAGCGGGTGGCCATCGCCCGGGCGCTGGCGATGGAGCCCGAGGTGTTGCTCATGGACGAGCCCACCAGCGCGTTGGACCCGGAGCGGGTGGGGGAGCTGGTGGCCCTGCTGGAGCAGCTGCGCTCCGAGGGGCTCACCCTGTTGACGGTGACGCACGAGATGCGCTTCGCGCGGGCGCTGGCCTCCCGGGTGCTGGTGCTGCACGGCGGGCACATCATCGAGGAGGGCACCCCTGGCGAGGTGCTCGCCAACCCCCGGCACGAGCGGACCCGGGCCTTCCTGGGGCTCGGGCACGCCGCTGCGAGCTGAGCCCTCCCTGGGGGAGGGCCCTCCGCCGGGCCTACTGCGCGGCCAGCACCGAGGCCAGCCGCCGCATGCCCTCGTCGATGAGCTCGGGCGGGCGGTTGGAGTAGTTCAGGCGGATGCACTGGGCCTTGGGGTGGGCGGCGAAGAACGGGCTGCCCGGCACGAAGGCCACCTTCTGCTCGATGGCGCGCGGCAGGATGTCCTCACCCCGCATGCCCCGAGGCAGCTCCGCCCACAGGAACATGCCGCCGTCCGGGCGCGTCCACCGGGTGCCCTCCGGCATGTGCGCCTCGAGCGAGTCCAGCATCGCCTGGCACCGCTGGCCGTAGACGGCGCGCAGCCGCGTCAGGTGCGCGTCGTAGTCGAACTTCGCCAGCAGCCGAGCCGTGGCCCGCTGCGCCAGCGTGCCCGTGTGCAGGTCCGTGGACTGCTTCACGATGGTGAGGCTGCGCGTCAGCTCCCTCGAGCCCACCGCCCAGCCCAGGCGCAGCCCGGGCGCCAGCGTCTTGGAGAACGTCCCCAGCTGCACCACCACGCCCATGTCGTCCAGCGAGGCCAGCGACGGCAGCGCCTCGCCCCGGAAGCGCAGCTCGCCGTACGGGTTGTCCTCGAGGATCAGCACGCGGTGCTTCTGGGCGAAGCGCACCAGCGCGTGCCGCCGCTCCAGCGACAGCGTGGTGCCCTTGGGGTTGTGGAAGTTGGGGACGATGTAGATGAGCTTGGGTCTGCACCGGGTGGCCAGCGCCTCCAGCTCGTCTACGCGCATGCCTTCGTCGTCGCTGCCCACATATTCGATGCGGGCCTGGTAGCCGTCGAAGTTCTGCAGCGCCGCCAGGTAGCTGGGATTCTCCACCACCACCACGTCGCCCGGATCCAGCATCACCTTGGCCACCAGGTCGATGCCCTGCTGCGAGCCGGCGGTGATGATCACCTGATCGATGGTGGCGCTCAGGCCGCGCTCGGCCAGGTGCGCGCAGATCCACTCACGCAGCGGCCCGTAGCCCTCCGTGGTGCTGTACTGCAGGGCCGCCGGGCCCTCGTGGGCGAACACCTCGGCGTGCGCCTGGGCGATGGCCTCCACCGGGAACAGCTCGGGGGCAGGCAGCCCCCCCGCGAAGGAGAGGATGTCCGGTCGCTCGGCCACCTTGAGGATCTCGCGCACCGCGGACGTCTTCATCCGAGACATGCGCTGAGCCAGAGGCAGGGAGACGGCGGGAGTGTTGAGGTGGGTGGTGGCAGCCAGGGTCATGGGTCAGTCTCCTTTCAGCAGCTCGGGGGCGACCTGGACGAGCGTCTCCTCCTTGATGGACGTCAGTACGATGGTGGTGTGCGTCCGCGTGACGCCGGAGATGGTCCGCAGCGTCTCCACGAGGAGCTGATCCAGCGTCTTCGTGTTCGCCGTCTTCACCTTGAGGATGTAGGAGTCCTGCCCCGCGACGCGGTGCGCCTCGAGCACCTCCGGCAGCGACATCACCTTCTTGGCGAAGCTCTCGAAGTACTTGGGGTGCTCGATGTTCACCCCGATGAAGGCCGTGATGTCCTTGCCGAGCTTTCCCGCGTCCACCCGCGCCGTGTAGCCGGTGATGACGCCGCGCTCCTCCAGCTTGCGGATGCGCTCGGCCACCGCCGGCTGCGACAGACCGACCGAGCGGGAGATCTCCAGCTGGGTCGCCCGCCCGTCGCGCTGCAGCATGTCCACTATGCGGTAATCCAGGGTGTCCATGGCCGGAGACCTTATAAATATAAGCCCGTAAGGTCGACGGCATATAGACTATATGTGGTGTGCCAAGCTTTCAAGGGGCACACGCAAGGGCGGCGTCGGCTATTCGAACTTCCCGTGCCGGCCCGCACCCTGAGCGAAGCGCTGGGCTCCGGCAATGGACTCGGCCTCGAGCACCTTCACACCGCCGGTGAACTCCTGACGCAGCGCGGCCTCCAGCGGCAGGCTCGCCTGCTCGTACG
This DNA window, taken from Hyalangium gracile, encodes the following:
- a CDS encoding YgiQ family radical SAM protein → MATLARFPHPFLPTTRADMKARGWEQLDIIIVSGDAYVDHPAFGPVLIARFLEGRGFKVGIIPQPDWHSAEPFKVLGPPRLFFGVAAGNLDSMLNRLTAQKKNRSEDQYSPGGRTNCRPDRATIVYAQRCREAYPDAPIVLGGIEASLRRIAHYDYWSDKVRRSILFDAKADLLIFGMGERPVWEVADRLRRGESIDQIRDVRGTAYLINDAEMKAHEADPAKRAADRKTVVLPSYEEVVADKRAFAVMSRDFQMETNPGNARAMAQRHGNRAIYMNPPAKPLEDGAGTAEGAVAMDEMYDLPFNRVPHPMYKERIPAYETVKHSIVLMRGCFGGCTFCSITEHEGRVIQSRSAESVLREVRALRRMGDFRGTITDLGGPTANMYKLKCKSEAIESKCRKLSCVHPGVCENLQTDHGPLIDLMREVRQEEGVKHVFIASGVRYDLAERSPEYVKELAAHHVGGQLSVAPEHVSPRVLEKMKKPGIESFERFQHMFACASEEAGKEQYDIPYFISGHPGSTLEDMVDLALWLKKNGKRPRQVQDFIPTPMAVATAMYYSGFDPLKMEPVYTARGLREKKLQKALLLYWNPEHWPLAREALEQAGRKDLIGRGPNALVPPETPAEAERRRRADERRAQ
- a CDS encoding head GIN domain-containing protein, giving the protein MAFVNRARWVGLSLWAVLATGCGIGEISGSGNSVEEERRTGDFVALEVSNGLTATIVVDPTKPTAVRVVGDDNLLRYVHTDSNGETLSIYFDEKNEFGRGWSSPNPLRVEVTVPRMEDIDCSGGGRVELSGTISVPSLRIDTSGGSKLKAKGLAVERLSLDISGGGEAQLEGQATELTSTTSGGSSLHARGLSVRKASLDSSGGGVTTLQVSDSLRVSASGGSKLTIVGRPTVLEKELSGGSTLDFE
- a CDS encoding ABC transporter substrate-binding protein/permease — translated: MTDEPPPRPRRSPWFPRAFLALGLLLWTACGQKEASGLERVQRAGVLRWGADAQGGEPYAMEDPEHPGRYRGFEVELADALARELGVRAELVQNDWSSLIPTLERGGSFDVAMNGMEITPARAGRVLFTRPYYLFNLRLMARKEDTAVTGLESLRGRRVGTLSNSLAWDLLLRAGAQAIPYEGVQEPYIDLEQGRLEAVLMDDIIAQRYGMPRPGLRVVGDVGEGYYAIAVRPGEEDLRRALDDALGRIARSGELREVLRRWGIDNAAEQRMVEWTEAQTREVLAETATAELGWSQVLLFLRASVVTLLVSVGAMLLAIPLGMSLALGRLYGPKWVGGFITGYVELLRGTPVLLQLYVLYYGLAAVLRLDPLSAAILGLGLNYAAYEAEVYRAGILAVPRGQMEAALALGMPTGLALRRVVIPQAFRVALPGVTNDFIALLKDSSLVSVISVVELTKRMTITAVDVRSWLLPGALCAALYLAMSYPLSRLARHLEAKLERA
- a CDS encoding amino acid ABC transporter ATP-binding protein; amino-acid sequence: MIEVRELTKRYADRTVLNGISATFARGEVVALLGPSGGGKSTLLRCLNGLESFDAGSVRVGDCALEPGRGRGQSAQLWSVRRRVGFVFQQWHLFAHRTALGNVIEAPVHVKGQSVKEATERARALLAKVGLSHREGAYPSELSGGEQQRVAIARALAMEPEVLLMDEPTSALDPERVGELVALLEQLRSEGLTLLTVTHEMRFARALASRVLVLHGGHIIEEGTPGEVLANPRHERTRAFLGLGHAAAS
- a CDS encoding aminotransferase-like domain-containing protein, with product MTLAATTHLNTPAVSLPLAQRMSRMKTSAVREILKVAERPDILSFAGGLPAPELFPVEAIAQAHAEVFAHEGPAALQYSTTEGYGPLREWICAHLAERGLSATIDQVIITAGSQQGIDLVAKVMLDPGDVVVVENPSYLAALQNFDGYQARIEYVGSDDEGMRVDELEALATRCRPKLIYIVPNFHNPKGTTLSLERRHALVRFAQKHRVLILEDNPYGELRFRGEALPSLASLDDMGVVVQLGTFSKTLAPGLRLGWAVGSRELTRSLTIVKQSTDLHTGTLAQRATARLLAKFDYDAHLTRLRAVYGQRCQAMLDSLEAHMPEGTRWTRPDGGMFLWAELPRGMRGEDILPRAIEQKVAFVPGSPFFAAHPKAQCIRLNYSNRPPELIDEGMRRLASVLAAQ
- a CDS encoding Lrp/AsnC family transcriptional regulator codes for the protein MDTLDYRIVDMLQRDGRATQLEISRSVGLSQPAVAERIRKLEERGVITGYTARVDAGKLGKDITAFIGVNIEHPKYFESFAKKVMSLPEVLEAHRVAGQDSYILKVKTANTKTLDQLLVETLRTISGVTRTHTTIVLTSIKEETLVQVAPELLKGD